From the Flavobacterium gyeonganense genome, the window GGAACGGCAGAGCAAATTTCAGTTGAAGCTTCTACTAATATTCCGGAAGTAGTTCAGGAATTTTCAGGTCAGTTCAAATCGGAGAAAAACGATTTTAAGTTTATCAATAATGGTCTATTCGGATACATTTCTTACGATGCTGTACGTTATTTCGAAAAGGTAGAAATTGCTAAAAAAGATTCAGCAACCTTAATCCCGGATGTTTTTTATGCAGTTTACCAAAACATTATTGCCATCAATCACTTCAAAAACGAAGCGTATATATTTTGCCACAGTGTTGATGGAAGAAACAATATTTCAGAAATCGAACAATTATTACAATCCCGAAATATTGCTTCATATAAATTCACTAAAGAAGGCGAAGGTTTCTCTAACCTTACAGACGAAGAATTCAAACACAATGTAGCTTTGGCTAAAAAACATTGTTTCCGTGGAGACGTTTTTCAATTGGTACTTTCACGACGTTTTACACAGGGCTTCAAAGGCGATGAATTCAATGTGTACCGTGCTTTAAGAAGCATAAACCCTTCTCCGTATTTATTCTTTTTTGATTATGGCGATTTCAAAATATTTGGGTCTTCACCCGAGGCACAAATTATCGTAAAAAACAGAAAAGCCGAAATCCACCCAATTGCCGGAACTTTCAGAAGAACCGGAAATGATGAAAAAGACGCCGAGCTGGCAAAAAAATTATCCGAGGATAAAAAAGAAAACAGCGAGCACGTGATGCTGGTCGATCTGGCAAGAAACGATCTAAGCCGAAACGGTCATGATGTGAACGTAGAAAGATACAGAGAGGTTC encodes:
- a CDS encoding anthranilate synthase component I family protein; the encoded protein is MKPFILNTHYKQILADTITPVSIYFKIRDKFPNSLLLESSDYHGNDNSFSYICCNPIATIKIENEVISKTFPDGTAEQISVEASTNIPEVVQEFSGQFKSEKNDFKFINNGLFGYISYDAVRYFEKVEIAKKDSATLIPDVFYAVYQNIIAINHFKNEAYIFCHSVDGRNNISEIEQLLQSRNIASYKFTKEGEGFSNLTDEEFKHNVALAKKHCFRGDVFQLVLSRRFTQGFKGDEFNVYRALRSINPSPYLFFFDYGDFKIFGSSPEAQIIVKNRKAEIHPIAGTFRRTGNDEKDAELAKKLSEDKKENSEHVMLVDLARNDLSRNGHDVNVERYREVQFFSHVIHLVSKVTGHLHDKATTMQVVADTFPAGTLSGAPKHRAMQLIEDYEKTNRNFYGGAIGFMDFEGNFNHAIMIRTFLSKNHQLHCQAGAGIVASSDEESEMQEVYNKLRALNTALEMAEKI